A region of Brevundimonas sp. NIBR10 DNA encodes the following proteins:
- a CDS encoding MFS transporter, which produces MSIDTPARVQVPRASWVALALLFAIGVFNYLDRTIISILQIPMKAELGFTDTQLGLLLGASFGLVYTTFGLPIGRLADRTSRKGVLGVCLLVWTGLTAVTGFATSYAALLVCRMGVAIGEAGCAPISHSLISDLFPRERRAGAVALWAMSLPLGILLGFLLGGWLSHALGWRHAFLWVGLAGMLLVPVTFLILREPIRGALDGARAHAVLPPLRDVLKLMWACRSYRLILVAAALHLFSFYATSIWFPQFYARVHHMPIREVGGVMALIGGVGGLIGMASAGYLSDRLGKTDARWYLRLPAIAEALLIPLTLVQLFTPNLGLSVAVGVVNGALVQMYFAPMIATTQSLMPARVRTFTGAFYVFFANVFSMSLGPVFVGVISDRLGGGPQALSIAIALALVASAAAIVVFLTAARTLRSDLVTTPATEFAEKAG; this is translated from the coding sequence ATGTCCATCGATACGCCTGCCAGGGTTCAGGTCCCGCGCGCCAGCTGGGTGGCGCTGGCCCTTCTGTTCGCCATCGGGGTCTTCAACTATCTCGATCGCACCATCATCTCGATCCTGCAGATCCCGATGAAGGCCGAGCTGGGCTTCACCGACACCCAGCTCGGTCTGTTGCTCGGCGCCTCGTTCGGACTGGTCTACACCACCTTCGGACTGCCGATCGGGCGGCTCGCCGACAGGACCAGCCGCAAGGGCGTGCTGGGCGTCTGCCTTCTCGTCTGGACGGGGCTGACGGCCGTGACAGGCTTCGCCACAAGCTATGCCGCCCTGCTCGTATGCCGCATGGGCGTCGCGATCGGAGAGGCCGGCTGCGCGCCGATCAGCCATTCCCTGATTTCCGACCTCTTTCCTCGCGAACGCCGGGCCGGCGCGGTGGCGCTCTGGGCCATGTCGCTGCCGCTGGGCATCCTGCTGGGCTTCCTTCTGGGCGGTTGGTTGAGCCATGCCCTGGGGTGGCGCCACGCCTTCCTCTGGGTGGGCCTCGCCGGAATGCTGCTCGTGCCGGTCACCTTCCTCATCCTGCGCGAACCGATCCGCGGAGCCCTAGACGGCGCCCGGGCCCACGCCGTGCTGCCGCCGCTCCGCGACGTTCTCAAACTGATGTGGGCGTGCCGCTCCTACCGCCTCATCCTCGTTGCAGCGGCCCTGCACCTGTTCAGCTTCTACGCCACATCCATCTGGTTTCCGCAGTTCTACGCCCGGGTCCACCATATGCCGATCCGCGAGGTCGGCGGTGTCATGGCCCTGATCGGCGGCGTGGGCGGTCTGATCGGAATGGCCTCGGCCGGCTATCTCAGCGACCGCCTCGGCAAAACGGATGCGCGCTGGTACCTGCGGTTGCCGGCGATCGCCGAGGCCCTGCTGATCCCGCTCACCCTCGTCCAGCTGTTCACGCCGAACCTGGGGCTTTCGGTCGCGGTCGGCGTCGTGAACGGGGCGCTGGTGCAGATGTATTTCGCGCCCATGATCGCCACGACCCAGTCGCTGATGCCGGCGCGCGTCCGGACCTTCACAGGCGCCTTCTACGTCTTCTTCGCCAATGTCTTTTCCATGAGCCTGGGTCCGGTGTTCGTGGGCGTCATCAGCGACCGCCTCGGCGGCGGTCCCCAGGCGTTGAGCATCGCCATCGCCCTGGCGCTCGTGGCCAGCGCTGCCGCCATCGTCGTGTTTCTGACAGCGGCCCGCACCCTTCGCTCCGATCTGGTCACCACTCCGGCGACCGAATTCGCCGAAAAAGCCGGATGA